A portion of the Clostridium gelidum genome contains these proteins:
- a CDS encoding DUF1659 domain-containing protein gives MAVSKVINATTLSIEVQKGVDKSGDPLYTKKSFANVRNDVSEQNAYDVAEAIKAVLEASTRNASLTVSSNLVKA, from the coding sequence ATGGCTGTAAGTAAAGTTATAAATGCGACTACTCTTAGTATTGAAGTTCAAAAAGGAGTAGATAAATCAGGTGATCCTTTATACACAAAGAAATCTTTTGCCAATGTAAGAAATGACGTATCAGAACAAAATGCTTATGATGTTGCAGAAGCTATCAAAGCTGTTTTAGAAGCAAGTACTAGAAATGCTTCTTTAACTGTATCTTCTAACTTAGTAAAAGCATAG
- a CDS encoding PTS sugar transporter subunit IIB, whose protein sequence is MIKILLCCGGGFSSSALSNKAKKEILENNMQNDFDIEFSPFFTATNKISEFDILVCCPHLIYDVKRMLKNSSLDIPIYILPPKMYGLMNIKELALDVIDVIDLYNKNKVNPIHFPGEENTMSITRYVAYRNSKV, encoded by the coding sequence ATGATAAAAATTCTTTTATGTTGCGGGGGAGGCTTCTCCTCAAGTGCCTTGTCTAATAAGGCGAAAAAGGAAATACTAGAAAATAACATGCAAAACGATTTTGATATTGAATTTTCTCCATTTTTTACTGCAACTAATAAAATATCTGAATTTGATATCCTTGTGTGCTGTCCTCATCTAATATATGATGTTAAGAGAATGCTAAAAAACTCCAGTCTTGATATACCTATTTATATTCTTCCACCAAAAATGTACGGACTTATGAATATCAAAGAGTTAGCATTAGATGTTATAGATGTAATAGATCTATATAATAAAAATAAAGTAAATCCAATACATTTTCCTGGAGAAGAAAATACTATGTCGATTACTAGATATGTTGCTTATAGAAATAGTAAAGTTTAA
- a CDS encoding DUF2922 domain-containing protein: MEYTLSMTFLTAMGVKSTLSVSGIKSTITDAEANALMDLIIAKNIFITTTGALSKKESAQLAERKVTKYDLA; this comes from the coding sequence ATGGAATATACTTTATCAATGACTTTTTTAACTGCAATGGGTGTTAAATCAACTTTAAGTGTAAGTGGTATTAAATCTACTATTACTGACGCTGAAGCAAATGCTTTAATGGACTTAATCATTGCTAAGAATATTTTCATAACAACTACTGGTGCTCTTTCTAAAAAAGAAAGCGCTCAATTGGCTGAAAGAAAAGTTACTAAATATGATCTAGCTTAG
- a CDS encoding RpnC/YadD family protein, whose translation MKTINYEDMIMKRAMDIFAEDGLKFFGIDKKVKDTGSTEIVVLEIKNMFMDYTFLMEDDSYIHFEFQSTDKGVLDLRRFRTYEALLNLQTGKDVVTYVVYSGDIKNPLSGYESGINSYRVNAISMASKDGDKIFNDIIEKMKSGEEISKQDIIALTFSPIMGGKLSKGDKILNAIRVVKDIDKVYRYDVESILYAFASKFLEGKDLEKVREEIKMTELGRSLIKEGKQENAIETAKRAIKKGMSDELISELTELPIEQVEIIRKAIKNN comes from the coding sequence GTGAAAACAATAAATTATGAAGATATGATAATGAAGCGAGCAATGGACATATTTGCAGAAGATGGATTAAAGTTCTTTGGAATAGATAAGAAAGTAAAAGATACAGGATCTACTGAAATTGTGGTTCTTGAGATAAAGAATATGTTTATGGATTATACATTTTTAATGGAAGACGATAGCTATATACATTTTGAGTTCCAAAGCACCGACAAAGGAGTTTTAGACTTAAGAAGATTTAGAACATATGAAGCACTTCTAAATTTACAAACCGGCAAGGATGTTGTAACTTATGTAGTTTATTCAGGAGATATTAAAAATCCTTTAAGTGGGTATGAAAGTGGAATTAATTCATATAGAGTTAATGCAATTTCAATGGCTAGTAAAGATGGAGATAAGATTTTTAATGATATAATAGAGAAAATGAAATCAGGAGAAGAAATTAGCAAGCAAGATATTATAGCCTTAACATTTAGTCCAATAATGGGTGGTAAGCTTAGTAAAGGTGATAAGATATTAAATGCTATTAGAGTTGTTAAAGATATTGATAAGGTCTATAGATATGATGTTGAGTCAATCCTATATGCTTTTGCAAGTAAATTTTTAGAAGGTAAAGATTTAGAAAAAGTGAGGGAGGAGATAAAAATGACTGAGCTAGGTAGAAGCCTAATAAAAGAAGGTAAACAAGAAAATGCAATAGAGACTGCTAAAAGAGCTATTAAAAAAGGTATGAGTGATGAATTAATTAGTGAATTAACAGAACTACCTATTGAACAAGTAGAGATAATAAGAAAAGCTATCAAAAATAATTAG
- a CDS encoding phage antirepressor KilAC domain-containing protein: MEGLKIFKAEQFGEIRWVKINNKDYAVGIDIAKALGYKKPNDAISRHCRGSVKHGVGVVTGKRKDGTDAIQNVEMSVIPEGDIFRLAAKSELPGAEKFEAWIFDEVLPCIRKTGMYATDELLDNPDLLIAAATKLKEERKARLEAENKVKVLEPKGQFYDDVAGSKEGVEMGQVAKVLGIRGMGRNNLFSLLRDKKIFDRNNIPYQQYVDLGYFRVLEQKYTVHGGETKINIKTMVFQKGIDFIRKKIKES, encoded by the coding sequence ATGGAGGGATTGAAAATTTTCAAAGCTGAACAATTTGGTGAAATAAGATGGGTAAAGATTAATAATAAAGATTATGCTGTTGGAATTGATATAGCTAAAGCATTAGGATATAAAAAGCCTAATGATGCAATTTCAAGACATTGCAGGGGGTCCGTGAAACACGGAGTAGGGGTAGTTACTGGAAAGAGGAAAGATGGAACGGATGCTATTCAAAATGTAGAAATGAGTGTAATTCCGGAAGGGGATATTTTTCGCTTGGCAGCTAAATCTGAATTACCAGGTGCAGAAAAATTTGAAGCATGGATTTTTGATGAAGTATTACCTTGCATACGAAAAACAGGAATGTATGCAACAGATGAATTATTAGATAATCCTGATTTACTTATTGCAGCAGCTACAAAGTTAAAAGAAGAAAGAAAAGCAAGATTAGAAGCTGAAAATAAAGTAAAAGTATTAGAACCAAAAGGACAATTTTATGATGATGTTGCAGGATCTAAAGAAGGTGTAGAAATGGGACAGGTTGCAAAAGTTCTTGGAATTAGAGGTATGGGAAGAAATAATCTATTTTCATTGCTCCGGGATAAAAAAATCTTTGATAGAAATAATATTCCTTATCAACAGTATGTAGACTTAGGGTATTTTAGAGTGTTGGAGCAAAAATATACGGTACATGGTGGAGAAACCAAGATAAATATTAAAACAATGGTATTTCAAAAAGGTATAGATTTTATAAGGAAAAAGATTAAGGAGTCATAA